In one Arthrobacter jinronghuae genomic region, the following are encoded:
- a CDS encoding DUF6308 family protein, producing MDLPAILDAGHVDDAAGLLRRYYTQKLTSGHVRTGARFDTWAGGGDSPGAADRITADDLVALALLGEEIKGPAVVGLLETKAPEIGELLELIPVSLELADVTGVEYVHVLGKDSPAWLLWEIFRGYRGGQWKMGPTKTSKLLARKRPKLIPIWDSMVARSIGAGTSLTQWEEWHALLTANDRELVRLLDEVQDRAALPVRVSALRAMDVVLWMDAKQRGFRAAPGDDD from the coding sequence GTGGACCTTCCAGCCATCCTCGACGCCGGCCACGTTGACGACGCCGCCGGCCTGCTGCGCCGCTACTACACGCAGAAACTGACCTCCGGGCATGTGCGGACCGGGGCGAGGTTCGACACCTGGGCCGGCGGGGGAGACTCCCCGGGAGCCGCCGACCGGATCACCGCCGATGACCTGGTTGCACTGGCCCTGCTGGGCGAGGAAATCAAGGGACCGGCGGTGGTGGGGCTGCTCGAGACGAAGGCACCGGAGATCGGCGAGCTGCTGGAACTGATTCCGGTGAGTCTGGAGCTGGCGGACGTCACCGGCGTCGAATACGTCCACGTCCTCGGCAAGGACAGCCCGGCGTGGCTGCTCTGGGAGATTTTCCGCGGCTACCGGGGCGGGCAGTGGAAGATGGGCCCCACGAAAACCAGCAAGCTGCTGGCCCGCAAACGGCCGAAACTGATTCCGATCTGGGACTCGATGGTGGCCCGCAGCATCGGAGCGGGGACCTCCCTCACGCAGTGGGAGGAATGGCATGCGCTGCTGACCGCCAATGACCGGGAACTGGTCCGCCTCCTGGACGAAGTCCAGGACCGGGCTGCGCTGCCGGTGCGGGTGTCAGCCCTGCGGGCCATGGACGTGGTGCTGTGGATGGACGCCAAGCAGCGCGGTTTCCGGGCCGCGCCGGGCGACGACGACTGA
- a CDS encoding ABC transporter permease: MTAVPTAAQARAEAETGAGPTSWRPLLLQLAGIAVAFGLLMLWLTTAELSVTERTTLDPAALWDYTVQHLLLTGVSAVIVLVVAIPLGVLLTRGRMRRVTGPIMAVANIGQAAPAIGLLVLLAFWVGFGFRAAIGALVVYALLPVMRNTMVGLQQVDPRVVEAGRGVGMSNAQVLFRLELPLAVPVMLSGVRTALVLLVGTATLATFVNGGGLGILITTGVNLNLTTVLVAGALLVALLALVVDWIGRLVEHIARPKGL, translated from the coding sequence ATGACCGCCGTCCCCACGGCCGCCCAGGCCCGGGCCGAAGCCGAAACCGGTGCCGGCCCGACATCCTGGCGCCCTCTCCTGCTGCAGCTGGCCGGCATCGCGGTGGCCTTCGGGCTCCTGATGCTCTGGCTGACCACTGCCGAGCTCAGCGTCACCGAGCGCACCACCCTGGATCCCGCGGCGCTGTGGGACTACACCGTGCAGCACCTCCTGCTCACCGGGGTGTCCGCGGTGATCGTGCTGGTGGTCGCCATCCCGCTGGGCGTGCTGCTCACCCGCGGACGGATGCGCCGGGTCACCGGGCCGATCATGGCGGTGGCCAACATCGGCCAGGCGGCGCCGGCCATCGGGCTGCTGGTGCTGCTGGCCTTCTGGGTCGGCTTCGGTTTCCGGGCCGCCATCGGGGCGCTGGTGGTCTATGCCCTGCTGCCGGTCATGCGGAACACGATGGTGGGCCTGCAGCAGGTGGACCCGCGCGTCGTGGAGGCCGGCCGCGGCGTCGGCATGAGCAACGCCCAGGTGCTGTTCCGGCTGGAACTGCCCCTCGCGGTGCCCGTGATGCTCTCCGGGGTCCGGACCGCACTGGTGCTTCTGGTGGGCACCGCCACGCTGGCCACGTTCGTCAACGGCGGCGGGCTGGGGATCCTCATCACCACCGGCGTGAACCTGAACCTGACCACGGTGCTGGTGGCCGGAGCCCTGCTGGTGGCGCTGCTGGCGCTGGTGGTCGACTGGATCGGCCGGCTGGTCGAGCACATCGCCCGGCCGAAGGGACTCTGA
- a CDS encoding EthD family reductase translates to MHTLVVLFRQPRDPAAFRRHYRNVHLPLVRNIPGLRELRASEELRSAEEQPPYFALFEADFDDESAMQESLTTAEGQAANADIPRFATGGLTVFTYRN, encoded by the coding sequence ATGCACACCCTCGTTGTTTTGTTCCGGCAGCCGCGGGACCCGGCTGCCTTCCGCCGGCACTACCGCAACGTGCACCTGCCGCTGGTGCGCAACATCCCCGGCCTCCGTGAGCTGCGGGCGTCCGAGGAGCTGAGGTCGGCGGAGGAGCAACCGCCGTATTTCGCACTGTTCGAAGCCGATTTCGACGACGAATCGGCCATGCAGGAGTCCCTGACCACCGCCGAGGGGCAGGCCGCCAACGCCGACATCCCTCGGTTCGCGACCGGCGGGCTGACCGTGTTCACCTACCGGAACTAG
- a CDS encoding glycine betaine ABC transporter substrate-binding protein produces the protein MKTQPNARVRLAAAGAAAVGLLLAGCGLQPAASYVPDADPGLIQPVEGLPDDAELTITSKNFTEQLILGKIAVLATKVAGFDVTDLTNVPGSQPARELLLSGQAGMTWEYTGTGWIAYLGQSEGIPDKQEQWQAVHDADLANGVTWGDPAPLNNTYAMAIRSEAAEELGVASISDITTLPVEERTFCLEAEFNSRPDGMNPLLEKYGMPRGAPNGVPDANIGIYDTGAVYSATDAGECNFGEVFATDGRIDSLGLTVLEDDLAYFPAYNAAPVFNTEALEEYPELVDIFAQVSPLLTDEELRKMNLAVDVNGQEPADVAFDWMVEKGLITAPE, from the coding sequence ATGAAAACGCAGCCAAACGCACGCGTCCGCCTCGCTGCCGCAGGAGCTGCCGCCGTCGGCCTGCTGCTGGCGGGCTGCGGACTGCAGCCCGCCGCCTCGTACGTGCCGGACGCGGACCCCGGGCTGATCCAGCCCGTCGAGGGCCTGCCCGACGACGCGGAGCTCACCATCACCAGCAAGAACTTCACCGAACAGCTCATCCTGGGCAAGATCGCGGTGCTGGCCACCAAGGTCGCCGGCTTCGACGTCACCGACCTGACCAACGTGCCCGGCAGCCAGCCGGCGCGGGAGCTGCTCCTGTCGGGGCAGGCCGGCATGACCTGGGAATACACCGGCACCGGATGGATCGCCTACCTCGGCCAAAGCGAAGGCATCCCGGACAAACAGGAACAATGGCAGGCCGTGCATGACGCGGACCTGGCAAACGGTGTCACTTGGGGCGATCCGGCGCCGCTGAACAACACCTACGCCATGGCGATCCGCAGCGAGGCCGCCGAGGAGCTGGGCGTGGCCAGCATCTCCGACATCACCACCCTGCCGGTGGAGGAGCGCACGTTCTGCCTTGAGGCCGAGTTCAACTCGCGTCCGGACGGCATGAACCCGCTGCTGGAAAAGTACGGTATGCCGCGCGGGGCACCCAACGGCGTGCCGGACGCCAACATCGGCATCTATGACACCGGTGCCGTGTATTCGGCCACCGACGCCGGGGAGTGCAACTTCGGCGAGGTCTTTGCCACGGACGGACGGATCGATTCGCTGGGACTGACCGTGCTCGAGGACGATCTGGCCTACTTCCCCGCCTACAACGCGGCGCCCGTCTTCAACACCGAGGCGCTGGAGGAATATCCGGAGCTGGTGGACATCTTTGCGCAGGTGTCCCCGTTGCTAACGGACGAGGAACTGCGCAAGATGAACCTTGCCGTAGACGTCAACGGCCAGGAGCCCGCGGACGTCGCCTTCGACTGGATGGTCGAGAAGGGCCTGATTACCGCTCCCGAGTGA
- a CDS encoding NAD(P)-dependent alcohol dehydrogenase, which translates to MSLSTSAAAETPTPELPDSMRVSVLRVPATPGGNADGAADEAVPNQLSVDERPLPQLEPNEVLVRVAAVGVCGSDVHYFRHGRIGQFVVEEPLVLGHEASGTIAAVGASVDPARIGQRVSIEPQKPCRRCEQCKQGRYNLCPDMAFYATPPVDGAFAEYVAIESDFAHAVPDTVSDEAAALMEPLSVGIWACRKAGVGPGQRVLVAGAGPIGVIIAQVARAFGASAVYISDIAQDRLDFAAAHGATHTLHASQPVDGLGVDAFIDASGAPSAVRAGIRAVAPGGRAVLVGMGAEDVELPVGVIQNREIWLTGVFRYANTWPTAISLVAEGKVDLDGLVTHEFGLGQVREALDAGQEPGALKAMVQPWR; encoded by the coding sequence ATGTCACTTTCCACCAGCGCCGCCGCCGAGACCCCGACGCCGGAGCTTCCGGACAGCATGCGCGTCTCGGTCCTGCGCGTCCCGGCCACCCCCGGCGGAAATGCCGACGGCGCCGCGGACGAGGCCGTCCCCAACCAGCTGTCCGTCGACGAACGCCCGCTTCCGCAGCTGGAACCGAACGAGGTGCTGGTCCGGGTGGCCGCCGTCGGCGTCTGCGGCAGCGACGTGCATTATTTCCGGCACGGGCGGATCGGGCAGTTTGTCGTGGAGGAGCCGCTGGTCCTGGGGCACGAAGCGTCCGGGACCATTGCCGCCGTCGGCGCCTCCGTGGATCCGGCCCGGATCGGCCAGCGGGTATCCATCGAGCCGCAGAAACCCTGCCGCCGCTGCGAGCAGTGCAAGCAGGGCCGCTACAACCTGTGTCCCGACATGGCCTTCTACGCCACCCCGCCGGTCGACGGCGCCTTTGCCGAATACGTGGCGATCGAGTCCGATTTCGCCCACGCCGTTCCGGACACGGTCTCGGACGAGGCCGCCGCCCTGATGGAGCCGCTCTCGGTAGGCATCTGGGCCTGCCGGAAGGCCGGCGTCGGGCCCGGACAGCGGGTGCTGGTAGCCGGTGCCGGACCGATCGGCGTGATCATTGCCCAGGTGGCCCGCGCCTTCGGCGCCAGCGCCGTGTACATCAGTGACATCGCGCAGGACCGGCTGGACTTCGCCGCCGCGCACGGAGCCACTCACACCCTGCATGCCTCCCAGCCGGTGGACGGGCTGGGAGTGGATGCGTTCATCGACGCCTCCGGAGCTCCCAGCGCGGTCCGCGCCGGCATCCGGGCGGTGGCTCCCGGCGGCCGGGCCGTGTTGGTGGGCATGGGCGCCGAGGACGTCGAACTGCCGGTCGGCGTGATCCAGAACCGCGAAATCTGGCTCACCGGCGTCTTCCGCTACGCCAACACCTGGCCGACGGCCATCTCGCTGGTCGCAGAGGGCAAGGTGGACCTGGACGGTTTGGTCACCCATGAGTTCGGGCTCGGCCAAGTGCGGGAAGCGCTCGACGCCGGCCAGGAACCGGGGGCGCTGAAGGCCATGGTCCAGCCGTGGCGCTGA